The Chryseobacterium suipulveris genome window below encodes:
- the gap gene encoding type I glyceraldehyde-3-phosphate dehydrogenase gives MSTIKVGINGFGRIGRLVFRAMSERENIEVVGINDLINAEYMAYMLKYDSVHGQFPGEVSVEGNDLIVNGKRIRVTAEKDPNNLKWNEVGAEYIVESTGLFLSKDLAQGHINAGAKKVLLSAPSKDDTPMFVMGVNHKDLTPDTLIFSNASCTTNCLAPLAKVLHDNFGIVEGLMTTIHATTATQKTVDGPSMKDWRGGRSALNNIIPSSTGAAKAVGKVIPSLNGKLTGMSFRVPTADVSVVDLTARLEKPTSYEEICAAVKAASEGELKGILGYTEDAVVSQDFVGEKRTSVFDKDAGIMLSPTFVKVVSWYDNEMGYSNKLTDLLVHSASI, from the coding sequence ATGTCAACAATCAAAGTAGGAATCAACGGATTCGGTAGAATTGGGCGACTTGTTTTCAGAGCAATGTCGGAAAGAGAAAACATCGAAGTGGTGGGAATCAACGACCTCATCAATGCCGAATACATGGCGTATATGCTGAAGTATGATTCTGTACACGGACAATTCCCAGGTGAAGTTTCTGTGGAAGGAAACGACCTGATCGTCAATGGAAAAAGAATCAGAGTAACCGCAGAAAAAGATCCTAACAACTTGAAATGGAACGAAGTAGGCGCTGAATATATCGTGGAATCTACAGGATTATTCCTTTCCAAAGACCTTGCACAGGGACACATCAACGCGGGTGCGAAAAAAGTTCTGCTTTCCGCTCCATCAAAAGACGACACCCCAATGTTCGTAATGGGAGTAAACCACAAAGATTTGACTCCAGATACTTTAATTTTCTCCAACGCGTCTTGTACCACCAACTGTCTTGCTCCGTTGGCAAAAGTACTTCACGACAACTTCGGAATCGTGGAAGGTTTGATGACCACGATCCACGCTACAACCGCAACCCAGAAAACTGTTGACGGACCTTCAATGAAAGACTGGAGAGGTGGCCGTTCCGCGCTGAATAACATCATCCCATCTTCAACTGGTGCAGCAAAAGCGGTAGGAAAAGTAATCCCTTCACTGAACGGAAAATTGACCGGAATGTCGTTTAGAGTACCGACTGCAGACGTTTCTGTAGTGGATTTGACCGCACGTCTTGAAAAGCCAACTTCTTACGAAGAAATCTGCGCGGCAGTAAAAGCGGCTTCAGAAGGCGAACTGAAAGGAATTTTGGGCTACACCGAAGATGCGGTAGTTTCCCAGGATTTCGTGGGCGAAAAGAGAACTTCGGTATTCGACAAAGACGCGGGAATCATGCTTTCGCCA